Within the Nicotiana tabacum cultivar K326 chromosome 11, ASM71507v2, whole genome shotgun sequence genome, the region ATATTCTATCAATAGctcaataatattttactttaatttctTATCTATTTACATTGTTTTTACTACCTCTGGAAGTTTTGGTCCCGGGACTAAGATATTTGTTGTTTTATCTCAATTTCAAAGCTAAGTCttacatttttatcaaatttatttatcattttaggattAGATCggttcacttgtctataaactacatataaattctaactgtaccgttttactaATAAACAGTTCCTCCCAAGTACTTATTTCTGTATATATTTGTATCACAGAAAGCTCCCTTATTTATGTTTTGAGTAGCTATCCTACCTTACTCATTAATAATGTTCTTTCAaaagaatacataatataaaaCACAACTACAAGATACATATTTTTCCTGCTAACTTCCAAGTTTCTCTTACGTCATGCATTTTAACTCTAAAAAGCCTAAATGGGCAGTTTCAACGATATTCATTAGTTGtttgattttttaaataatttttagaaTATTATGGCTAAAGGGTAGTTTGGTTAATTGGTGAAAGATTAACAGATTTATAAGTTACTCAAAACTTAAAACTGAAaaggttgtgtgtatatatatttaaaaCATCCACACAACGAAAGTCCTTCAATTGGCATGTAAGCTCTTCAATCTTGACGGGAAAGATATTGAAAGCAACCGCAAGTAATCGGGCAAACAATATTAAGAaagcagaaaagaaaagaaaatgaaaatttattGCAACAACATAAGCCGACGTTGAACAAGCTAAGTAACATGAGGCACTTGAACcttggaaaaaaaatattaaaagcaATCACATACACCAGAGCCTGgagaaataacaacaacaacaataacagataTAAAGTCACACAATATCCAAATTAATAAACAATTCTCAACGATGGatgttttttcttatttttttgtcaattttcttttattcaaGTGACAaactctctcacacacacacccTTCTGCTGTCACTGGCCTCAGAAAAGTTGATGATAATTGATTAGTTTTGGTTTCCCAAGAGAGCAAGAAGGAAAGACTTGTAATCCCCAGAAGTGTGCTTAGAGACGGCATGACAAAGAGTGACACTGTTCCTCTTGTAGAAAAGCTCTTTAATAACCTCCAAGTCCTTCTCTGCCCTGCTCACTATCACTCTCGTCACCGACTCCTCATCTGTCCCTGACTTCATTAGGGCACGCCGAATTACCTGCATAACATCACATCAATTTTGACCATTAATCTAATTAGTACTCACATTCGTAACATACCAACGTGCCATTTGTTCTCAAAAAGTGCCCGGAAAAAGACTTActtttggccatagattttggaTCAAAGACTAGAAATAATAGCTGgaaattatttgatttttttcaatttcaacttcGAAATTCTACTTTTTTAATATCTCAACCAACTCATATCCAAACAATTTATTAGTTACCTTTTCATAGTATAGCTGAGGGTCATTAATAATGCATCGGATTGTCGTTCGCAGCGCTCCTAAGAAAGCATTAGCTGCCTTTGCCTCGCCGTCCCTCAAGtgctgaaaaaagaagaaaaaagaattaaGACCAAATCACGAGCCCGATATATCTTGTTTTCTAGATATATTATTTGACGGTTGATATTGACTATAGAAAGTATAATATAGGGATAATGGAATTTCAAATTACTcagagtttaacttttacatgcTGAgtgtaaaataataatttttacacTATCTAATCATTTAAAAGATATTAACTAGAAAAGATTAGTGCAAGTAACTGCATACTCATAATAAGTGGAACAATTTACCTGTAAAATAAGATAGATAATTTATTGCAATACGTTAAATTATAGTGGTAGCATAGAAATTTTTTACACTATTATAAGTTATAACCCCAATTCGTATAGATTCGAGTTCTATTAGAGTTTGAACTAATTATAACCTTGGTTAGTGAGGAGCCATTGTCATCCTTGTAGCGGTTTAGGGTTGCTCTGAGTTGAGTCTTGCTCCTTGTAGTAATTATTCTAACTATCTCTTCATGATTAAATTCCTTGCTTTTTATTGCATTGCACATGATATCAGCCTCAGATTTGGCTAGTCTTGCATCTATCTCATCACCAGCATACCTGTATATTCCCACTAGGAAAACCAAAAGCTGTACGTGTGTTGCGAAAAGCCAACAATATTATTATCATAACCaggaaatacaaaaataataaaaatattggcaaaataccttaaaacctCCCTAAACTTGACACGGATTATTAGTTGCAGTCTTAAAATATTCGTGATCTTACTTACCCCCTCCCctcaacttggccttttgagAGTCATTACCCCCTGGACGCTAATGTGACAAAGAGTGTGAGTGCACTCGTATGCCACATGGATTTACGTGGATTTTTTGTATATgtggcatttttttgaaaaataaaatatactatttttacctttttaagtatgttacctttttagataatttttttcgaatacaatttataataaaacttggatagaactacattatttaggctaaatttttttatttggctaaaaataataaagttttagttaatctttttttgaattttacctgaaaataaagatttatataattgaaataaatagtcaaagcatctaaaaagttataaaaaaaagcacatagtttgaaattaattattttggctataattttttatatagctctGGATTAAGGTGctctaaaaatataatttttttatagatTTTACCCAGAAAAGTAATAtacagttgaaataaatagttattgcatcaaaagaagaaacaaaaagagTGTACAATTACAAGAAATAAAATGAATCACTTGCATTATACTGCAATTGTACAATCTTTTTATTTGTTCTTTGGttgcaatgactatttatttcaactgtatatttttacttt harbors:
- the LOC107820080 gene encoding annexin-like protein RJ4, giving the protein MATLICPEDHSPVADAEAIRKACKGWGTDEKTLISILGHRNATQRKIIRKTYEEMYNEHLVKRLESELSGHFEKAVYRWMLDEEERDAVILNVAIKEKPIPDYTSIIELSCIYSPQEFLGVKRAYQARYKHSVEEDLALHSTGELRKLLVFLVGIYRYAGDEIDARLAKSEADIMCNAIKSKEFNHEEIVRIITTRSKTQLRATLNRYKDDNGSSLTKHLRDGEAKAANAFLGALRTTIRCIINDPQLYYEKVIRRALMKSGTDEESVTRVIVSRAEKDLEVIKELFYKRNSVTLCHAVSKHTSGDYKSFLLALLGNQN